Proteins encoded within one genomic window of Actinoplanes octamycinicus:
- a CDS encoding Ig-like domain-containing protein, whose protein sequence is MLAAVLATTLISGWFAAPAQANDGVGPTIHVFYEETDGYVSWFPSPSIYLFDDDGVRKGEVILNGEVVNTFVNNDPMFPKDYPQGPVDMTIRAYDMAGNISEYHRRVVVDQDTPTVTLAPANNTVVRGWIYASVTSIRDYSGMGSLTSAIVKGDYNVTTRKAPWRIALNTRKVADGKHAIFYAVDDKAGHSVYAERAIWVDNTAPTISLAKAPRAGKVSKTFAVTAKAADRWGVAKVQLLVNGKVVKTDTKAGYTFKINPKKYGKKFTVRLRAYDRAGNVTYTVTRTYRR, encoded by the coding sequence ATGTTGGCTGCCGTCCTGGCCACCACCCTGATCTCCGGGTGGTTCGCCGCACCGGCACAGGCGAACGACGGGGTCGGACCGACGATCCACGTCTTCTACGAGGAGACCGACGGCTACGTGAGCTGGTTCCCCAGCCCGTCGATCTACCTGTTCGACGACGACGGGGTACGCAAGGGCGAGGTGATCCTCAACGGCGAGGTGGTGAACACCTTCGTCAACAACGACCCGATGTTCCCCAAGGACTACCCGCAGGGCCCGGTCGACATGACGATCCGCGCCTACGACATGGCCGGCAACATCTCGGAGTACCACCGCCGGGTCGTCGTCGACCAGGACACCCCGACGGTGACCCTGGCCCCGGCCAACAACACCGTCGTCCGCGGCTGGATCTACGCCTCGGTCACCTCGATCCGGGACTACTCCGGCATGGGCTCGCTGACCTCGGCGATCGTCAAGGGCGACTACAACGTCACGACCCGCAAGGCGCCGTGGCGGATCGCGCTGAACACCCGCAAGGTCGCCGACGGCAAGCACGCGATCTTCTACGCGGTCGACGACAAGGCGGGCCATTCGGTCTACGCCGAGCGGGCCATCTGGGTGGACAACACCGCTCCGACGATCTCGCTGGCCAAGGCCCCTCGCGCCGGGAAGGTCAGCAAGACCTTCGCCGTCACCGCGAAGGCCGCCGACCGCTGGGGCGTCGCCAAGGTCCAGCTGCTGGTCAACGGCAAGGTGGTGAAGACCGACACCAAGGCCGGTTACACCTTCAAGATCAACCCCAAGAAGTACGGCAAGAAGTTCACCGTCCGCCTCCGCGCCTACGACCGGGCGGGCAACGTGACGTACACGGTCACCCGCACCTACCGCCGCTGA
- a CDS encoding response regulator transcription factor yields the protein MRILMADDERTLADTVADGLRQFAMAVDVVYDGAEALERINTHRYDVAILDRDMPRLTGDEVCVRVVEQGIDTRLLLLTAAAGIRDRVEGLGLGADDYLTKPFAFAELVARVQALARRSAAPLKPVLEQDGVLLDTVRHFASRDGLTLNLTPKEFAVLRVLLRAGGQVVSAEDLLEQAWDENADPFTNSVRVTIMTLRKKLGEPAVIHTVPRVGYRLGAAS from the coding sequence GTGCGCATCTTGATGGCCGACGACGAGCGGACCCTGGCCGACACGGTCGCCGACGGGCTGCGGCAGTTCGCCATGGCGGTGGACGTCGTCTACGACGGCGCGGAGGCGCTGGAGCGGATCAACACGCATCGGTACGACGTCGCGATCCTGGACCGGGACATGCCCCGGCTGACCGGGGACGAGGTCTGCGTCCGGGTCGTCGAGCAGGGCATCGACACCCGGTTGCTGCTGCTCACCGCGGCCGCCGGGATCCGCGACCGGGTCGAGGGGCTCGGCCTGGGCGCCGACGACTACCTGACCAAGCCGTTCGCCTTCGCCGAGCTGGTGGCCCGGGTGCAGGCGCTGGCCCGGCGCTCGGCGGCGCCGCTCAAGCCGGTGCTGGAGCAGGACGGCGTGCTGCTCGACACGGTCCGGCACTTCGCCTCCCGGGACGGGCTGACGCTGAACCTGACGCCCAAGGAGTTCGCCGTGCTGCGCGTGCTGCTGCGCGCCGGCGGCCAGGTGGTCAGCGCCGAGGACCTGCTGGAACAGGCCTGGGACGAGAACGCCGACCCGTTCACCAACTCGGTCCGGGTGACCATCATGACGCTGCGCAAGAAACTCGGCGAGCCCGCGGTGATCCACACCGTGCCGCGGGTGGGATACCGGCTCGGAGCCGCGTCGTGA
- a CDS encoding sensor histidine kinase, giving the protein MRARSPGRRVTLVCTAAFVLGVTVFWLADFLLFWLRLAGSQLCGPVESRGELCRTLAQRPDLQHFALVVLVSAAALGSARWTVRWCLQPIRELEPVIASVGPQNLGYRINPDDGDAEIAVLARAIDAMMDRIAMGYEAQRHFAANAAHELRTPLAVQRTLIEVGLARATSPDKLELVTAQLLETNERNERLIEGLLVLSESDRGLVTKIPLRLDEIVAGVLDDHETQAREAGLTITRTLAPRVVLGERVLLERLVTNLVQNAIKYNRPDGTIEVEVGGEPALTVTNTGDDVPPGVVSGLFEPFRRLSGTRIDHSGGAGLGLTIARSICRAHDGVIAAHSSGRDGLRVEIAFPAQRPR; this is encoded by the coding sequence GTGAGGGCCCGGTCGCCGGGACGCCGGGTCACCCTGGTCTGCACCGCGGCGTTCGTCCTCGGCGTCACGGTCTTCTGGCTGGCCGACTTCCTGCTCTTCTGGCTGCGGCTGGCGGGCAGCCAGCTCTGCGGGCCGGTGGAGAGCCGCGGCGAGCTCTGCCGAACCCTGGCGCAGCGCCCCGACCTGCAGCATTTCGCGCTCGTCGTGCTGGTCTCGGCGGCCGCGCTGGGCAGCGCCCGGTGGACCGTGCGCTGGTGCCTGCAGCCGATCCGGGAGCTGGAGCCGGTGATCGCCAGCGTCGGCCCGCAGAACTTGGGCTACCGGATCAACCCGGACGACGGCGACGCCGAGATCGCGGTGCTGGCCCGGGCGATCGACGCGATGATGGACCGGATCGCGATGGGCTACGAGGCGCAGCGGCACTTCGCCGCGAACGCCGCACACGAGCTGCGGACCCCGCTCGCCGTGCAGCGCACCCTGATCGAGGTCGGCCTGGCCCGGGCCACCAGCCCGGACAAGCTCGAACTGGTCACCGCGCAGCTGCTGGAGACCAACGAGCGCAACGAACGGCTGATCGAGGGTCTGCTGGTGCTCAGCGAGAGCGACCGCGGCCTGGTCACCAAGATCCCGTTACGGCTCGACGAGATCGTCGCCGGGGTGCTCGACGACCACGAGACGCAGGCCCGGGAGGCCGGCCTGACGATCACCCGCACGCTCGCGCCCCGGGTGGTGCTCGGCGAGCGGGTGCTGCTCGAACGGCTGGTCACCAACCTGGTGCAGAACGCCATCAAGTACAACCGGCCGGACGGGACCATCGAGGTCGAGGTGGGCGGCGAGCCGGCGCTGACCGTCACCAACACCGGCGACGACGTGCCGCCCGGGGTGGTGAGCGGGCTGTTCGAGCCGTTCCGCCGGCTGTCCGGCACCCGGATCGACCACAGCGGCGGCGCCGGCCTGGGCCTGACCATCGCCCGGTCGATCTGCCGGGCTCACGACGGGGTCATCGCCGCGCACTCGTCCGGCCGCGACGGGCTGCGGGTGGAGATCGCGTTCCCGGCGCAACGGCCGCGGTAG
- the alr gene encoding alanine racemase gives MTTAVVDLDAVRHNIRLLRRAAAGARVMAVVKANGFGHGSVEVAGAALAAGASWLGVTSLAEAIELRTAGIRAPILAWLHTPDDVLETALVSDLDLSVSAVRTLESLARAAGRLGRPAAVHLKADTGLSRGGATAGDWPHLLTVAAKLRAAGLITVRGVWSHLANAEDPDDPGLPRQLIAFGHARAEAAAAGLAGHLVHLANSAAVLQLPQARFDLVRPGIAVYGVEPVPGRSFGLRPAMTLESTVILTKRVGPGTGVSYGPDHVVARETTLALVPAGYADGVPRRVAGRAEVAVHGRRVPVVGRIAMDQIVLDVGDLPVRAGDRVVLFGPGDRGEPTVAEWAGWAETNPHEILTGIGPRVRRSYRGRCAGNAISTRSPSRPDECAAMTPS, from the coding sequence ATGACCACGGCCGTCGTCGACCTGGACGCGGTCCGGCACAACATCCGGCTGCTGCGCCGGGCCGCCGCGGGGGCCCGGGTGATGGCCGTGGTCAAGGCGAACGGTTTCGGTCACGGAAGCGTCGAGGTGGCCGGCGCCGCGCTGGCCGCCGGGGCTTCCTGGCTGGGCGTGACCTCGCTGGCCGAGGCGATCGAGCTGCGGACCGCCGGGATCCGGGCGCCGATCCTGGCGTGGCTGCACACGCCGGACGACGTACTGGAAACCGCTCTGGTGTCCGATCTGGACCTGTCGGTCAGCGCGGTCCGCACCCTGGAGTCGCTGGCCCGGGCGGCCGGGCGGCTCGGTCGCCCGGCGGCCGTGCACCTGAAGGCGGACACCGGGCTGTCCCGCGGCGGGGCGACCGCCGGCGACTGGCCGCACCTGCTCACGGTCGCCGCGAAGCTCCGGGCGGCCGGTCTGATCACGGTCCGCGGGGTGTGGTCGCACCTGGCGAACGCCGAGGACCCGGACGACCCGGGGCTGCCCCGGCAGCTGATCGCCTTCGGCCACGCCCGTGCCGAAGCCGCCGCGGCCGGCCTGGCCGGGCACCTGGTCCACCTGGCCAACTCGGCCGCCGTCCTTCAGCTGCCGCAGGCCCGGTTCGACCTGGTCCGGCCGGGCATCGCGGTGTACGGCGTGGAGCCGGTCCCGGGCCGTAGTTTCGGCCTGCGTCCGGCGATGACCTTGGAGTCCACCGTCATCCTCACCAAGCGGGTCGGCCCGGGCACCGGCGTCTCCTACGGCCCGGACCACGTGGTCGCCCGGGAGACCACCCTCGCCCTGGTCCCGGCCGGATACGCGGACGGCGTCCCGCGCCGGGTGGCCGGCCGTGCCGAGGTCGCCGTCCACGGCCGCCGGGTGCCGGTCGTCGGCCGGATCGCCATGGACCAGATCGTGCTGGACGTCGGTGACCTGCCGGTCCGGGCCGGTGACCGGGTGGTCCTGTTCGGCCCGGGTGACCGGGGTGAGCCGACCGTCGCCGAGTGGGCGGGCTGGGCGGAGACCAACCCGCACGAGATCCTGACCGGGATCGGCCCGCGGGTCCGGCGGTCCTACCGCGGCCGTTGCGCCGGGAACGCGATCTCCACCCGCAGCCCGTCGCGGCCGGACGAGTGCGCGGCGATGACCCCGTCGTGA
- a CDS encoding D-alanine--D-alanine ligase family protein: MQNSRTRVAVIFGGQSAEHDVSCRSAASVFRFLDRGRYDVLPIRISRAGVWEIGTDTGTGAEFPARPARSGSLIAALGALRSVDVAFPVMHGPFGEDGTLQAVLETAGVRYVGSGVLASATSMDKQFTKTIVAAEGIAVADGVVLRAGDDDVSAADRARLGLPVFVKPARSGSSVGVTRVDDWADLEQAIVLARKHDTKVLVEAAVLGREVDMAVLEHPDGTLEAGPALEIRHGAAFFDFDAKYTPGAAEFVIPAELRPDQRELLAETAIRAFRALGCGGLLRVDFFLTDDGVVLNEVNTLPGLTELSQFPQIWRAAGRTYPELLDLLLRAAR, encoded by the coding sequence ATGCAGAACTCCAGGACCCGGGTCGCGGTCATCTTCGGCGGGCAGAGCGCGGAACACGACGTCTCCTGCCGCTCCGCCGCCTCGGTCTTCCGGTTCCTCGATCGGGGGCGCTACGACGTGCTGCCGATCCGGATCTCGCGCGCCGGGGTGTGGGAGATCGGCACGGACACCGGGACCGGCGCCGAGTTCCCGGCGCGGCCGGCCCGGTCCGGCAGCCTGATCGCCGCGCTCGGCGCGCTGCGCTCGGTGGACGTGGCGTTCCCGGTGATGCACGGCCCGTTCGGTGAGGACGGCACCCTGCAGGCGGTCCTGGAGACGGCCGGGGTGCGCTACGTCGGCAGCGGCGTGCTGGCCAGCGCCACCTCGATGGACAAGCAGTTCACCAAGACGATCGTGGCGGCCGAGGGGATCGCGGTGGCCGACGGCGTGGTGCTGCGCGCCGGTGACGACGACGTGTCCGCGGCCGACCGGGCCCGGCTCGGCCTGCCGGTCTTCGTGAAGCCGGCCCGCAGCGGCTCCAGCGTCGGCGTCACCCGGGTCGACGACTGGGCCGACCTGGAGCAGGCCATCGTGCTGGCCCGCAAGCACGACACCAAGGTGCTGGTGGAGGCGGCGGTGCTGGGCCGCGAGGTGGACATGGCGGTGCTGGAGCACCCGGACGGGACCCTGGAGGCCGGTCCGGCGCTGGAGATCCGGCACGGCGCCGCGTTCTTCGACTTCGACGCCAAGTACACGCCGGGCGCCGCCGAGTTCGTCATCCCGGCCGAGTTGCGGCCGGACCAGCGGGAGCTGCTGGCCGAGACGGCGATCCGGGCCTTCCGGGCGCTGGGCTGCGGCGGCCTGCTCCGGGTGGACTTCTTCCTCACCGACGACGGCGTGGTGCTGAACGAGGTGAACACGCTGCCCGGCCTGACCGAGCTGTCGCAGTTCCCGCAGATCTGGCGGGCCGCCGGGCGCACCTATCCGGAGCTGCTCGACCTGCTGTTGCGTGCCGCTCGATGA
- a CDS encoding thymidine kinase yields the protein MPTSRISRVNQAASAGGVGVLPAADLRGGTLCVMDLTVILGPMKGGKSLEMISLLSPLQHTGIPHRIYQSARHGRDTAVMSRSGGSLETLKVHTLAGATEGDVEVIGVDEIHMFTVDDIAVLGMAVRAGIKVVVAGIDLDHRGQLFAPVRALFELAPEKVIYRRAVCDVCRSLDATHTQVLEHGKPFIRELAPSTPLPDDGTYTYEARCRRCVVLP from the coding sequence ATGCCGACTTCCCGGATTTCCCGGGTCAATCAGGCAGCATCCGCCGGTGGAGTCGGGGTGCTGCCCGCCGCCGACCTGCGTGGTGGCACGCTCTGCGTCATGGACCTGACCGTGATCCTCGGCCCGATGAAGGGCGGCAAGTCACTCGAGATGATCAGCTTGCTGTCCCCGCTGCAGCACACCGGCATCCCGCACCGGATCTACCAGTCGGCGCGGCACGGCCGGGACACCGCGGTGATGTCCCGCTCCGGCGGCTCCCTGGAGACGCTGAAGGTGCACACGCTGGCCGGGGCCACCGAGGGCGACGTCGAGGTGATCGGCGTCGACGAGATCCACATGTTCACCGTCGACGACATCGCGGTGCTCGGGATGGCCGTCCGGGCCGGGATCAAGGTGGTCGTGGCCGGGATCGATCTGGACCACCGGGGGCAGCTGTTCGCGCCGGTGCGGGCGCTGTTCGAGCTGGCGCCGGAAAAGGTGATCTACCGCCGCGCGGTCTGCGACGTCTGCCGCTCCCTGGACGCCACCCACACCCAGGTCCTGGAGCACGGCAAGCCGTTCATCCGCGAACTCGCCCCGTCGACGCCGCTCCCGGACGATGGCACTTATACCTATGAGGCGCGCTGCCGCAGGTGCGTGGTCCTCCCTTAG
- a CDS encoding pentapeptide repeat-containing protein, with product MLLHATVIMSILIGLPVTWRAARAAHQDQDRFAVRPERTRRRRSPGWWLAAVTALLLLNQVLFTVYAVRVRHGDMSYLQRYVPDGWFVLADGPIMTWLAGHTPYPQLFAVCALRIPALLELPFGMLAYLTVLAWLNPGLCRRLLSVPVLTLTAMSYSITFGLIEWALHTPYTNQNLALRAVSAVLTVLALRRLQVPAGRAPRTAVDLLAFAASTAALGFLILALYDSVLLYSLGKLGDHWLGITLSTAALTAARLTARHTRLTAGRLTAGRLTGARLTGARLTGTRLTGTRLTAAPPPGPGLDLLVTGLSWWAALFLVPALAIRYELGFGSRLLAAGAGLLIIVVATATALHEVHARVPAGDTPRWLLGLAVTAVTAGIAATPALAVRNAHSEMALLLAAGLFAATATLVCVAWDRGSWFRPLRPSTDI from the coding sequence GTGCTGCTGCACGCCACGGTGATCATGTCGATCCTGATCGGACTCCCGGTCACCTGGCGTGCGGCACGCGCCGCCCATCAAGATCAAGACCGGTTTGCGGTACGGCCGGAGCGCACCCGCCGTCGTCGCAGTCCCGGCTGGTGGCTGGCCGCCGTGACCGCGCTGCTCCTGCTCAACCAGGTGCTGTTCACCGTCTACGCGGTCCGCGTCCGGCACGGTGACATGTCCTACCTGCAGCGGTATGTCCCGGACGGCTGGTTCGTGCTCGCGGACGGCCCGATCATGACGTGGCTGGCCGGGCACACGCCGTACCCGCAGCTCTTCGCGGTTTGCGCGCTGCGGATCCCGGCCCTGCTGGAGCTGCCGTTCGGCATGCTCGCCTACCTGACCGTGCTGGCCTGGCTCAACCCGGGCCTGTGCCGCCGCCTGCTCAGCGTCCCGGTGCTCACGCTGACCGCGATGTCCTACTCGATCACCTTCGGCCTGATCGAGTGGGCGCTGCACACCCCGTACACCAACCAGAACCTGGCCCTCCGAGCCGTCTCCGCGGTGCTCACCGTCCTGGCTCTCCGCCGCCTCCAGGTCCCGGCCGGCCGAGCCCCCCGAACCGCCGTCGATCTCCTGGCCTTCGCCGCCTCGACCGCCGCTCTGGGCTTCTTGATCTTGGCTCTCTACGACAGCGTCCTCCTCTACAGCCTGGGCAAACTCGGCGACCACTGGCTCGGCATCACCCTGTCCACCGCGGCCCTGACCGCCGCCCGCCTGACCGCTCGCCACACCCGCCTGACCGCCGGCCGCCTGACCGCCGGCCGGCTGACCGGCGCCCGGCTGACCGGCGCCCGGCTGACCGGCACCCGGCTGACCGGCACCCGGCTGACCGCCGCCCCGCCGCCAGGCCCCGGGCTCGACCTCCTGGTCACCGGCCTTTCCTGGTGGGCCGCCCTGTTCCTGGTCCCGGCCCTGGCCATCCGCTACGAGCTGGGCTTCGGCTCCCGCCTGCTAGCCGCCGGAGCCGGCCTGCTGATCATCGTCGTAGCCACGGCGACTGCGCTCCACGAGGTCCACGCCCGGGTCCCGGCCGGCGACACCCCGCGCTGGCTGCTCGGCCTGGCCGTCACCGCGGTCACCGCGGGGATCGCCGCGACCCCGGCGCTGGCCGTCCGCAACGCCCACTCCGAGATGGCGTTGCTCCTGGCCGCCGGCCTTTTCGCGGCCACTGCCACCCTGGTCTGCGTCGCCTGGGACCGAGGTTCTTGGTTCCGCCCGCTTCGGCCATCCACGGACATCTGA
- a CDS encoding glycosyl hydrolase family 18 protein, translated as MRRSVTLATAAVLAAACSSVYVASTASAAAACAPAWSASATYVKDNVASKGGNNYTAKWWTQGEDPTLKSGQWDVWINNGACGGTTPPTTSPTPTTSPTTSPSPTTSPTTSPTASPTPTSPSPTTPIPVGGLPKHALIGYLHASFANGAGYLKMADVPAEWDIINLSFGEPTSVTSGDIRFTLCPATECPGVETEAQFIAAIKAKRAAGKKVLLSIGGANGQVQLTTTTARDKFVSSVSAIIDKYGLDGVDIDFEGHSLSLNTGDTDFKNPTTPVIVNLISALKSLKARYGAGFVLTMAPETFFVQLGYQYYGSGPWGGQDPRAGSYLPVIYAVRDFLTVLHVQDYNSGSIMGLDNQYHSMGGADFHVAMTDMMLAGFPVAGNTANMFPALREDQVAFGAPSSTSAGNGYVAPTGVQQAVTCLVKGSNCGGYTPRSGLNPDFRGLMTWSINWDKFYSWEFKNSHEPFLNALP; from the coding sequence ATGCGTCGATCCGTGACCCTCGCCACGGCGGCAGTGCTGGCCGCCGCATGCTCAAGTGTCTATGTCGCCTCCACCGCGAGCGCCGCCGCGGCGTGCGCTCCGGCCTGGAGCGCCTCCGCGACCTACGTCAAGGACAACGTCGCCTCCAAGGGCGGCAACAACTACACCGCCAAGTGGTGGACCCAGGGTGAGGACCCCACCCTGAAGAGCGGGCAGTGGGACGTCTGGATAAACAACGGCGCGTGCGGCGGGACCACACCCCCGACCACCAGCCCGACGCCGACGACGAGCCCGACCACCAGCCCCAGCCCGACGACGAGCCCGACGACCAGCCCGACCGCGAGCCCGACGCCGACCAGCCCGAGCCCGACCACCCCGATCCCGGTCGGCGGCCTGCCCAAGCACGCGCTCATCGGCTATCTGCACGCCAGCTTCGCCAACGGCGCCGGCTACCTGAAGATGGCCGACGTACCGGCCGAGTGGGACATCATCAACCTGTCCTTCGGCGAGCCGACCAGCGTCACCTCCGGCGACATCCGGTTCACCCTCTGCCCGGCCACCGAGTGCCCCGGTGTGGAGACCGAGGCGCAGTTCATCGCGGCGATCAAGGCGAAGCGGGCGGCCGGCAAGAAGGTGCTGCTCTCCATCGGTGGCGCCAACGGCCAGGTGCAGCTGACCACCACCACGGCCCGGGACAAGTTCGTCAGCTCGGTCAGCGCGATCATCGACAAGTACGGCCTGGACGGCGTCGACATCGACTTCGAGGGTCACTCGCTGTCGCTGAACACCGGCGACACCGACTTCAAGAACCCGACCACCCCGGTCATCGTGAACCTGATCAGCGCGCTGAAGAGCCTCAAGGCCCGGTACGGCGCCGGCTTCGTGCTGACCATGGCCCCGGAGACGTTCTTCGTCCAGCTCGGCTACCAGTACTACGGCTCCGGCCCGTGGGGTGGCCAGGACCCGCGCGCCGGCTCCTACCTCCCGGTGATCTACGCGGTCCGGGACTTCCTCACCGTGCTGCACGTGCAGGACTACAACTCCGGCTCGATCATGGGCCTGGACAACCAGTACCACTCGATGGGCGGCGCCGACTTCCACGTCGCGATGACCGACATGATGCTGGCCGGCTTCCCGGTGGCCGGCAACACCGCGAACATGTTCCCGGCGCTGCGTGAGGACCAGGTCGCCTTCGGCGCCCCGAGCTCGACCAGCGCCGGCAACGGGTATGTTGCCCCGACCGGGGTGCAGCAGGCGGTCACCTGTCTGGTGAAGGGCTCCAACTGCGGCGGCTACACCCCGCGCAGCGGCCTCAACCCGGACTTCCGTGGCCTGATGACCTGGTCGATCAACTGGGACAAGTTCTACAGCTGGGAGTTCAAGAACAGCCACGAGCCGTTCCTGAACGCCCTGCCCTGA
- a CDS encoding SPFH domain-containing protein: protein MPAPNEALLISGRRQRGADALPFKIVTGHGVFVMPVFSKATRLTLAMQEAEVIEDCYTKQGLTLAVQAVIAFKVGDDHESIAAAARRFQGNQGQMPTLVGRIFSGHLRSIIGSMTVESIIREQQTLADAIVDASKTEMARIGLAVDSLQISSIDDKGVGYIKALAAPHQARVNQEAKVAQAAADRESAMSEQESIRHQAEYARQTAIARAQYQAEIDQAQQTASQAGPLAAARAAQEVLAEQALVAQKNAELRQAQLIAEVIRPAEAEAERIRALARAEADATKLSAEAAAAQGRIALDQAIIDRLPEMLRAAAEGLRGANVTVLDGAEGLNSVVASLAAQGMTMLETLRSGIRTEPATTVAPITPKSAA from the coding sequence GTGCCCGCCCCCAACGAGGCGTTGCTGATCAGCGGCCGGAGACAACGGGGTGCGGACGCGTTGCCGTTCAAGATCGTCACTGGGCACGGCGTCTTCGTCATGCCCGTCTTCTCCAAGGCCACCCGGCTCACCCTGGCCATGCAGGAGGCCGAGGTGATCGAGGACTGTTACACCAAGCAGGGCCTGACGCTGGCCGTACAGGCGGTGATCGCGTTCAAGGTCGGCGACGACCACGAGTCGATCGCCGCGGCGGCCCGCCGCTTCCAGGGCAACCAGGGCCAGATGCCGACGCTGGTCGGCCGGATCTTCTCCGGTCACCTGCGCAGCATCATCGGCAGCATGACCGTCGAGTCGATCATCCGGGAGCAGCAGACGCTGGCCGACGCGATCGTCGACGCCAGCAAGACCGAGATGGCCCGGATCGGCCTGGCCGTCGACTCGCTGCAGATCAGCAGCATCGACGACAAGGGCGTCGGCTACATCAAGGCGCTCGCCGCGCCGCACCAGGCCCGGGTCAACCAGGAGGCGAAGGTCGCGCAGGCCGCCGCCGACCGGGAGAGTGCGATGTCCGAGCAGGAGAGCATCCGGCACCAGGCCGAGTACGCCCGGCAGACGGCGATCGCCCGCGCGCAGTACCAAGCGGAGATCGACCAGGCGCAACAGACCGCGTCGCAGGCGGGCCCGCTGGCTGCCGCCCGCGCCGCCCAGGAGGTGCTCGCCGAGCAGGCACTGGTCGCGCAGAAGAACGCCGAGCTGCGCCAGGCCCAGCTGATCGCCGAGGTGATCCGGCCGGCCGAGGCGGAGGCGGAGCGGATCCGGGCGCTGGCCCGGGCCGAGGCGGATGCCACCAAACTCTCCGCCGAGGCCGCCGCGGCGCAGGGCCGGATCGCCCTGGACCAGGCCATCATCGATCGCCTGCCGGAGATGCTGCGGGCCGCCGCCGAGGGCCTGCGCGGCGCCAACGTCACCGTCCTGGACGGTGCCGAGGGTCTGAACAGCGTGGTCGCGTCGCTGGCCGCGCAGGGCATGACGATGCTGGAGACGCTCCGCTCCGGTATCCGCACCGAGCCGGCCACCACGGTCGCCCCGATCACCCCGAAATCAGCCGCCTGA
- a CDS encoding GbsR/MarR family transcriptional regulator, with product MPGGRLTQQERQQIALGVADGLAYAEIARRLDRPTSTVTREVMRNGGPTGYRADLAHRATERRAHQRRRAVPRGPETRLTAHGRDPEAVREFEEALTTNMMASGLPKMMARLLTCLYTTDAGSLTAAELVQHLQVSKASVSKAVTVLESLGLIRRERDERRRERYVVDNAALYQSMIASARANAELARIAREGVQVLGAGTPAADRLENVARFVDFVAEAIIRAAEQAREVLGPTPPASG from the coding sequence ATGCCGGGAGGCAGGCTCACCCAGCAGGAGCGTCAGCAGATCGCGCTGGGGGTGGCCGACGGGCTGGCCTATGCGGAGATCGCCCGGCGGCTCGACCGGCCCACCTCGACGGTCACCCGCGAGGTGATGCGCAACGGCGGACCCACCGGCTACCGCGCCGACCTGGCGCACCGGGCCACCGAGCGCCGCGCCCACCAGCGGCGCCGGGCCGTCCCGCGCGGCCCGGAGACCCGGCTGACCGCGCACGGCCGCGACCCGGAGGCGGTGCGCGAGTTCGAGGAGGCGCTCACCACGAACATGATGGCCTCCGGCCTGCCGAAGATGATGGCTCGCCTGCTGACCTGCCTCTACACCACCGACGCGGGCAGCCTCACCGCCGCCGAGCTGGTCCAGCACCTGCAGGTCAGCAAGGCGTCGGTGTCCAAGGCGGTGACCGTGCTGGAGAGCCTGGGCCTGATCCGCCGGGAGCGGGACGAGCGGCGCCGCGAGCGGTACGTCGTCGACAACGCCGCGCTCTACCAGTCGATGATCGCCAGCGCCCGGGCCAACGCGGAGCTGGCCCGGATCGCCCGGGAGGGCGTCCAGGTCCTCGGCGCCGGCACCCCGGCCGCCGACCGGCTGGAGAATGTCGCCCGGTTCGTCGACTTCGTCGCGGAGGCCATCATCCGCGCCGCCGAGCAGGCCCGCGAGGTGCTCGGCCCGACGCCGCCCGCGAGCGGGTGA